The Anaerosporomusa subterranea nucleotide sequence TGATGAATAGTAATCGGCCTTTTGTCGTTCTCTTCTGCCCACAGGATAGCCTTTATCGCACCAGTAATTTCACCGGCAACGTTTTGTTGCTTAGCGAACTCCTCATCGGTCCCTACACCATTTGAAGAGTACAGAAGGTCATTACCTTCATAAACAGCAAAAGCCCAGCTATAGCGGTCCATCAAGTAACTACCATCTACATAAATATTAAGCGCAGTCTCCTCAGGTAGATTGTTTGGCACACTCTGTTGAGACTGAGCAGCTGCGTCTGCTTGAATGAAATTAAGAGCCTCTTCCTTGGTAGGGAATCCCTTAAAGAAAGCATTAGGAAATCCTATCACTTGTCTCTTGCACTCATCCCAAGAATAATATATACCCGGTGTTCTCCCTGTTCGAACAGCATAGTACTTGTTTTTAGTTGCCATATTATTATCAATCTCCTTATAGTATGCTTAGTCTTGAAGTTTTTTTGATCGGACCATAAGAAACCTGTTCGTTATAGTCCAACCATTCGGGGATGTACTGAT carries:
- a CDS encoding viroplasmin family protein → MATKNKYYAVRTGRTPGIYYSWDECKRQVIGFPNAFFKGFPTKEEALNFIQADAAAQSQQSVPNNLPEETALNIYVDGSYLMDRYSWAFAVYEGNDLLYSSNGVGTDEEFAKQQNVAGEITGAIKAILWAEENDKRPITIHHDYSGLAHWPDGSWKTNNKYTTEYAEFTSSRLSWVKFRKVAGHSGIEGNELVDKLAKEALGIHA